The following coding sequences are from one Carassius auratus strain Wakin unplaced genomic scaffold, ASM336829v1 scaf_tig00214077, whole genome shotgun sequence window:
- the LOC113091086 gene encoding leucine-rich repeat and immunoglobulin-like domain-containing nogo receptor-interacting protein 2 codes for MVDCLSRVMLHTAVSCWQPLLGLALVAVFVGSTLACPARCECSAQSRSVICHRKRYNAIPDGVPIETRILDLSKNRIPAVNPDDFAAYPHIEELDLSGNIIAYVEPGAFNSLYSLQTLSLKSNRIKLLSLGVFSGLSNLTNLDISDNKVVILVDYMFQDLRNLRSLEIGDNELIYISHRAFSGLLSLENLTLERCNLTVVPTDALSHLHNLVSLHMRYLSISTLHPYSFKKLFHLRHLEIDNWPSLDAVPINSLHGLNLTTLSITNTNLSTFPYQALRHLPYLTHLNLSYSHIRVVEGGLLKDLVRLHELRLAGSQLVSIEPYAFQGIRWLRLLNVSQNRLDTLERGVFHAPEALEVLLINNNPLVCDCRLMWLLQRRHSISFGDTQPECSTPEGIQGRPFKEFKETLLSYYVTCSKPKIRENRTQMVSVEEGQSARLHCSADGTPRPTISWVTPRRRHLTTRSHGRVTVHNNGSLDIKAAEVQDDGVYMCVASSTAGNDTLMVSLAVKSLGSLYANRTQHYTDTSNATANGTNLPNVTFGLDLKTILVSTAMGCFTFLGVVLFCFLLLFVWSRGKGKHKNNIDIEYVPRSKSNGTSAEEADQGAGPRRFNMKMI; via the coding sequence ATGGTGGACTGTTTGAGTCGAGTCATGCTGCACACAGCCGTGTCTTGCTGGCAGCCTTTGCTGGGGCTCGCCTTGGTGGCCGTGTTCGTGGGCTCCACTCTGGCCTGCCCCGCCCGCTGCGAGTGCTCCGCCCAGAGCCGCTCTGTAATTTGCCACCGCAAGCGCTACAACGCCATCCCTGATGGAGTCCCAATTGAGACACGAATCCTTGATCTCAGCAAGAATCGCATTCCAGCAGTCAACCCTGATGACTTTGCTGCATATCCACACATAGAAGAACTGGACCTGAGTGGGAATATCATTGCCTATGTTGAGCCCGGAGCCTTCAACTCACTCTACAGCCTCCAAACACTGAGTTTAAAGAGCAACCGCATCAAGCTCCTCTCTTTAGGTGTCTTCTCCGGCCTCTCCAACCTGACAAACCTGGATATCAGCGACAACAAAGTTGTCATTCTGGTGGACTATATGTTCCAGGACCTGCGCAACCTCAGGTCATTGGAAATTGGAGACAATGAGCTAATCTATATCTCCCATCGGGCCTTCAGTGGACTATTGTCACTGGAGAACCTGACACTGGAGCGCTGTAACTTGACGGTGGTGCCCACAGATGCCCTGTCCCACCTGCACAACCTGGTGAGCCTACATATGCGCTACCTCAGTATCAGCACTCTACACCCCTACTCCTTCAAGAAGCTGTTCCACCTTCGTCACCTAGAAATTGACAACTGGCCATCTCTGGATGCGGTCCCTATTAATTCACTGCATGGCCTCAACCTCACCACACTTTCTATTACCAACACCAACCTGTCTACTTTCCCTTACCAGGCTCTTCGCCACCTGCCTTACCTCACACACCTTAACCTCTCCTACAGTCACATTCGGGTGGTGGAGGGTGGCCTGCTTAAGGACCTAGTGCGATTGCATGAGCTCAGGTTGGCTGGATCTCAACTGGTGTCCATCGAACCCTATGCTTTCCAGGGCATCCGCTGGCTCCGTTTGCTAAATGTCTCCCAAAACCGCCTTGATACCCTGGAGAGGGGGGTATTCCATGCTCCTGAGGCCCTAGAGGTGCTGTTGATCAACAACAATCCTCTGGTGTGTGACTGCCGTCTCATGTGGTTGCTGCAAAGGCGCCATTCAATTTCTTTTGGGGACACCCAGCCCGAGTGCAGCACTCCGGAAGGAATCCAAGGACGTCCCTTCAAAGAGTTCAAAGAGACTCTGCTATCTTACTACGTGACCTGCAGCAAGCCGAAGATCCGAGAAAATCGAACTCAGATGGTGTCCGTGGAGGAGGGACAGTCGGCCCGATTACACTGCAGTGCAGATGGAACCCCGAGGCCCACTATTTCCTGGGTCACCCCACGCCGGAGACACCTGACTACCAGGAGCCATGGAAGGGTGACAGTTCACAACAACGGCTCGTTGGATATCAAGGCAGCAGAGGTTCAGGATGacggtgtgtatatgtgtgtagcCTCTAGCACAGCAGGCAATGACACTCTTATGGTATCACTGGCAGTGAAAAGTCTGGGCTCGCTGTATGCCAACAGGACCCAGCATTATACGGATACAAGCAATGCCACTGCCAATGGTACCAACCTCCCCAATGTGACCTTTGGCCTGGACCTAAAAACTATCTTAGTTTCTACAGCCATGGGCTGTTTCACATTCCTAGGAGTGGTTCTCTTCTGCTTCCTGCTCCTGTTTGTATGGAGTCGAGGAAAAggcaaacataaaaacaacattgATATTGAGTACGTGCCACGCTCAAAGTCCAATGGGACCTCCGCTGAAGAGGCAGACCAGGGTGCTGGGCCACGTCGATTTAACATGAAAATGATTTAA